From Syngnathus typhle isolate RoL2023-S1 ecotype Sweden linkage group LG5, RoL_Styp_1.0, whole genome shotgun sequence:
ttccaactttgaactgttcatcatttttctacctattccacaacttcccaaatacttcacatcttttattttgaaattcacacccaattcctttttcccttctcacttctacatttttcaaccgattcaacccattccaactttcaactgttcatcatttttctacctattccacaacttcccacttaccaaaaacttcacatcttttattttgaaattcacacccacttcccttttcccttctcatttctacatttttcaaccgattcaacccattccaactttcaactgttcatcatttttctacctattccacaacttcccacttaccaaaaaattcacatcttttattttgaaattcacactcaattcccttttcccttctcatttctacatttttcaaccgattcaacccattccaactttcaactgttcatcatttttctacctattccacaacttcccacttaccaaaaacttcacatcttttattttgaaattcaaccccaattcccttttcccttctcatttctacatttttcaactgattcaacccattccaactttcaactgttcatcatttttctacctattccacaacttcccacttaccaaaaacttcacatcttttattttgaaattcaccacaaattctccaaatattctacatttctcaagtaattcaacacgtttcaacatcgttcggcagcattccccgaagaagttattcatacatttcgccttcacacgcaatttctccagaaattgcaaaattctagttattcttctattttattctcctcacttttttgtcccgtttcatcgtccacataattcatccgattcactccattccacttttcacgtattccaaatattcaggaaagggtggcttgtatttttctcattccgaatattttccgattccgcaaaattccccaaattccgacaaatttttccccattcattcttaatggcacattcgacatttcacatttacgtcgttccaatttgaaattcacatcattcagcacattctaatcacattcggaaggattctcgatattcccaaaattcccaaattcgaaaatttcacgttttcacgttaaaaattccgacaaattttcacaaaatttcgtttttcacctctaacttctacatttttcaaccgattcaactcgttccaactttcaactgttcatcttttgcctacctattccacaacgttccacttaccaaaaacttcacatcttttattttgaaattcaactaaaattctgttaaattccgtttttctactctaatttctacatttttcaaccgattcaacccattccaactttcaactgttcatcatttttctacctattccacaacttcccacttaccaaaaacttcacatcttttattttgaaattcaaccaaaattctctcaaattccgtttttgtactctaatttctacatttttcaaccgattcaacccattccaactttgaactgttcatcatttttctacctattccacaacttcccaaatacttcacatcttttattttgaaattcacacccaattcctttttcccttctcatttctacatttttcaaccgattcaacccattccaactttcaactgttcatcatttttctacctattctacaacttcccacttaccaaaaacttcacatcttttattttgaaattcacacccaattcccttttcccttctcatttctacatttttcaaccgattcaacccattccaactttcaactgttcatcatttttctacctattccacaacttcccacttaccaaaaacttcacatcttttattttgaaattcacactcaattcccttttcccttctcctttctacatttttcaaccgattcaacccattccaactttcaactgttcatcatttttctacctattccacaacttcccacttaccaaaaacttcacatcttttattttgaaattcacacccaattcccttttcccttctcatttctacatttttcaaccgattcaacccattccaactttcaactgttcatcatttttctacctattccacaacttcccacttaccaaaaacttcacatcttttattttgaaattcacactcaattcccttttcccttctcatttctacatttttcaaccgattcaacccattccaactttcaactgttcatcatttttcgacctattccacaacttcccaaaaccttcacatcttttattttgaaattcacacccaattcctttttcccttctcatttctacatttttcaaccgattcaacccattccaactttcaactgttcatcatttttctacctattccacaacttcccacttaccaaaaacttcacatcttttattttgaaattcaccacaaattctccaaatattctacatttctcaagtaattcaacacgtttcaacatcgttcggcagcattccccgaagaagttattcatacatttcgccttcacacgcaatttctccagaaattgcaaaattctagtttatttttattatttatttattttatgttctGAATTGATACATTACTTTCTGTTGGGTGATGAACCACAATTGGAATGCAGTGAATGGATGTTGTTTGATTGTTTTGTAAGTATTCATATAAATTGTGTCACATTTTTTCTTCATTGATTGTTTTATAGCAAGATGAAATTGTAGTGTCagatatttgatttatttagatTTGAAATAATAGGTCGCGCACATCACAACAGATTATGATTTTGTCTTCCAGTTTGATTTTGCGGCGCCACATTTCACATTGATTGGACAATAGTTGATCTGTCACTaaattcacataaaaaaaaaatgtttttcctcatCAAAGGATTCGGCCATGTGTTATTTCGTCCCCTCTATTTAGTAACTCTGACTCAGTTGACCCTGTCCATTAAGACATTATACCTTTGTATACCAATACAGTGGACTCATCCAGACTGACAGAGTTGTGCTTCTGCATGTACCTATTCGTATTTTTTGTCAGttattgtttccttttttaAGGGGGTTCCCCCAATTCTCCGTTTCTCATGAAAACTGCATACTAGAGTTTTATCAGCATTTGGAGGGGttcgtttatttttattttttttcttgaatgggCATCAAATACACACATATTTTGCCTATTCACGGGCTGACCCGGTCCTTATCCCTTGCAGATGGTGGTGGTCCACTGTAGTCTAAAAGTTGTTCAAAGCACCTAAGTGTAATTTGAATGTAGTTTTAGACTATTTGTACTGGGCAGTGATCCTAATTCTAGCATCTTCACATGTCAATTTCCCTTGGATTTCAGTCTCAAACATATTTAAAGCACCCAACTGATTCTGCCGTtcataaaaataattcattttccaGTCAGGTGACTCCTTTAACATAATCTTTCTATTTTTGTTGTAGTTGGAAAACCTCAGAGACTCTGTCACAGCACCCATTCGCAACTATCATGAAGTATATGATTTCTGATTTTTCGTTTCATGATGTCCCATGAAGAACCTTGCAAGATTATTTGTGTTACTATGGAAACAGAGGCAGCACTGAACCCATCCATCTGAAATCAggtctgttttgtgtgtgttgctttagAAAGGGTTTTGACTTTTACCCTCTTCTCTGCCTGTATTTTTGTTGAGTTGATCAATCACAGTGACGTATCCTAACCGCCACCACCCCATCCCATTTTTCATGTGCCATTACACAGGAATCTACAGCTTGAGTAATTCACTTCTGGACACCCCGTGGAAGAAAGTGCTGCAAGGCAAGCGACAGTTCACCCGCATTGTCAACAACCAGTCACTCTCCTGCGATGGACTTGTGCAAGAGCTCCTGGGTGTACTTAATAATGAAGATTTGTACGTGCAAACCAGACATTCACAAATCCAAACACACCAGATTATGGCGTGGTTTTAATTTACATCGTATTGAACATTTGAAAACTGTTTAAACCATAGCCTCTGGTTTCCCTTACTGTAATTATTATTGCCACTTGTCTCACTACTTGAATCCACACTGCAGCTGAGGCTCAACTCATGAAATATGTTTCATGCATGAGCTtcgatataaaaaaaattaacctacaTTGAACCTATTCTTAAAAATGTCACCCCCTAATAACCTATATCTGTATTGTGCGTCTGATGAACAGAAATTTGCCTGATCCAGTTCAGGAGAGCCAAGGTGATGGTTACAACAAGTCCATGATCCAGGCTTTGTCAGCCGTGTGCGTTCGCACTCCCGATTATGGCACCAGGTTGGTTACGATTACTACTAACACCAGATATCACGCATCCCCCTGGCTAAGGCTCAGGTGCAGGCACAGTCCCTGACGTCACGCTTCAAATTAAACAAATTAACCAAACAACATGACCTGTTCCTGTCTTAGTTCTGTTTGCATGTTCATATTATTTGTTCTTTCAGGACCAATACAATTATCCTGATTGATGCGGAGGGGAACGTGACCTTCACAGAGCACAGCATGCTCAATTGTGATCCAAACAACTGGTGCACCAGTTCTTTCCGATTCAGGTTGCCCACATGAAGATGTTCTGGAGAAACCTCACGTTGTGCCTCAGAGCTTCGCTACTTCTTGCATTATCATCACCAAATAATTTTGTgtttaagcccccccccccctgtcacCATGGAAACTAAGAGTAGCCGTTGTTGCACTcaacacagcagcagcagcagctaccACGACAGTTattcagattttatttttgattaagCTATAAATGATATCTGCAGATTATTTAAAAGATTACCAAAGACTTCTTTGtgtgattaaaatgtttttaaatatttcaaatgtgttGCAGTGTCAACAGATGACAACAGCGTTGGTTGATCATTCATATAACCTTTGATGCAGCTGCATTTTTCTTAAACCCAATGGCGTTATCAGCAATGTACAGATCTGTTGACCGATAACGGAAAGCATCTTCGCATGTGTGATTGTTTTCTTCTTAATTCTTAATAGCAATTGATTTGCTTTACAACACATGTATATATTTTGGGGCAGGATATATAAAATACAGCAAATAAAACTCagattacattttgttttgttgtttagtCCTTTTATGCATCAATGTTTGCAacatctttggaaaaaaaaagtagtgatGAGACAATTTATACAAAAACCCTTGAAAATACGTAATTGGGGAAGGCGGATACAATTAAACTTGCAATGAAGAAAAGGCAGTCAAACATTTACCCGTTTCTAATTTGCAGTGCTcagaattatatatattttttgtcattgtgtACTGCtatctactaggggtgtaacgatacatcgatacacatcgattaatcgatattatgctctacgatttattggcatcgatgctaaaggtaaacatcgatttatatcgccgtgtttgacctcggacattagacgcgactttattttgaaatccagttcattgttgcttgcttcctcttccgggagcagggagcagtgcgcggcgttgttgtgttgtgagcagagcaggcacgtgaaaggggagtcgacaactagtacgcggctcctgggctggtgctatggctagtgtccaaaaagacgaggaaatttgctcccctttaggcttcaagtcattcgtttggaagcactttggattccaaagaaaagatggctcaacggacaagacacgtgcagtttgtaaatcctgccatgcggtgatcaaatattcagggagcacaaatctcgccgcacatttaaagaaaaaacacgacatcaaagttaagtgttaaagtaagcaatttgtatactacaatactcttgtaatttcctaaataaagagtttgcagtaccttgtggattttgcgtatgaattgttataaatcaggatattgttctatattttttattaaaaaaaaatatatcgatcgtagagcactatatcgcgatatatcgtgattgaatcgcagcaggctttaagatatcggcaaatatcgtatcgaagttctttatatcaatattatatcgtatcgtgacaaaacccgcgatttacacccctactatctaCGATACATATTTGTTTCAATTCAAAGCTAATAAATATGACAGTGTAATGCTATCTAATTGgactatttaaaaacaaattacgCCATTACTTGGAATAAGTGCAGAAGGCAGATAATGGGGACACATCATCAGCAATGGATCTGCAAAGTCCAACGCGTAGAGCAAAATTAAATCACACAACAAAAGCTGATTTGAAGGTCGgcataattaatttttttcttgatttagaatttttttgtctttgttttcctgtagcaaataataaaataaaatgccacTGGTGGTATGCAGACGTACTGTATGTAAATCGCCAAGTGGACGGCTTTGATTGACAGCGTCAGTAACCAATAATCAAGAAGCCGGCATTGGAGAGGCCGAGCTAAATTCGTGTGCGGTTGTGCACTTCAAGATGGCGCCACTGCAAATTTGTCTGAGTGAATCGTTACGTAGGTAGTGAGGTCCTGATGAGATGGTTACATTATATGTAAAGGTGAGTATTCACTCAAGCTCATGTAACCTCAAAAAGCTTTGATATTAAGATGTTTACTGTATGTGGACTGCAGTATTGTTTGTCGCTTGTTTGCTACTTAGCATTGACGCTAATGCTAGCAGGGCCCCGTTGCTTCACTGTAGCTAACCTGGAGAACGTTCATCGTATGTGGCTTGGTTGCGTGTTAATATGATTCAGTCACGACTATCAAGTATTCTTATCCAGGTATTATAACATTGACGGTGGTTGTGACCTATATATTTGCTGATTATGCTCTCACTGTTGTTTTTTAGCTGCCAGAGGAATCGCTGGAGCATGATGATCGCAGCCTTGAGCCTACATTAGGCTGAATGCATTGTGATTTCCAATAATTGAGACAGTGATTCTGAAAGCTGTCTACATTAATGAAAAGAACAATGTAGTCAGCTTAGCATATCCATCTCTGATACGTGTTCTGTTCTGGATGTGCTTCTGCATGCATTCTACAAGAACAAATCAAGTTAGTTCATATCAGCTGATTCGTAAGTTTGAAAGAAGTTTAGACTCTGTAGAGAAACAATGGAAATAGATGATGTTCTACCACCTCTCCCTTTGGAGCCACCTCATGATTTTGGCCAAGATGAGGGCAGAGCACCTCCACCACCTCCCCTGCAAACGTCCAGTGACGCAGAGGTAATGGACGTTAGCTCTGGTGGTGATGGATGCATATGCACCCTAGGGGATGTCGAAGCAAATCCACAGCAGCCCCTCAGCACTGGCACAATTGCTTTCTGTAGCCAGCCCTCAAATGAGGCCAATTACTCCAATCCATCGTGCCCCAGAACAGCTCGTCACGCTCCCCCTGTAATCAATTTTCTACCAGATAGCAAGCTGCTAAGGGATGTTAAGGTCCGTGTTAGCTTTGTTGAAAGCAGCTGTCGCAAAGACAGGAAGGTTGTGTATACAGGTGAAGAGAAAGAGCGAGTTACTGATGATAGTTTAGACAATATGAATGGTGAGTTGGATTTCTCCAGTGATCAGAGGCTAAGCCAAGGTAGCTCAGGAACGGCAGATGGAGATGGTAGGGTTTTGGAGGCTGACACAGAGCTTGAGGACAAAGTAGAGTATGCCGTTCTGGATGAGTTGGATGACGTCTATGACAATTTCATGGATGATGAAGAAAATGGCGGCTTTCAGTCAGAGGTCAGAATTCAACAGGAGCAAGCAGATGGAGAGTCCATGGCTTACACGTACGAGGTAAGTTCATCTTCCTACCACTTTCAACGTGTCTTGTCTTTCCTTAAATCTCACACACAATAAGTGTGATTATTGTTTAACAAGTTTTTTTCAAGACATCTTCCTACTGATGCCTACATATGTCTTAAAAAAAACGATGgcattcatcatcatcagtagCCCAAACATTTTGAAGCATACTCAAGTTAAGGCATCAAACCTCAAATCTTTAACAGGTCAAGTCATTCCTCATCGTCAATAATCAAGTTCTTCAAGGTTTAATCGTGGCATTTCATACGCATGTCCCCTCAGTCCCATGTTGTGATGTCTATCCCGAACTTCTTGGGCAATCTCAAACTTTAAAGGAGGAATTCGACAATGACGTTGACGCTCTGCTGGAGGAGGGCATGCCAGTCCCCAAAAAGATGCGTccagcagaggacaaatttagtGGCGACAGCGATCACCAATCAGACGGTGACGGAAGTGTTCAACCCATGATGACCAAAATTAAAACGGTCATGAAAAGTAAGTGGcaactgtttgtttttaattatgcACTGTTCAATGTTTTTAATTACCACACAGAAACTTAGTGAGACTTACTCAAGTATTCTGCTGTCTGCATCAAAAATTTGTATAGAATCACTGCTAactgtgatgtgtgtgtgtatgtatacgtTCTAGGCCGGGGACGTCCACCCACTGAGCCACTTCCAGATGGATGGATCATGACATTCCACAACTCAGGCATTCCAGTCTACCTGCACAGAGAGACCAGAGTCGTAACTTGGTCCCGACCCTACTTCCTTGGATCAGGCAGCATAAGGGTAACTAAGGCGAGATTCACACCGCAGGTCTTGATGCTCAATTCAGATTTTATGCGGGAAATTCCTTTTTTTGGAAAGAGTGTTTTGTAAAATTGTGATGAGTCTTTTCAATTTTCAGAGACATCAACTAAATATCACCTCAATAAATGAAGCATTTGTGTTGCTTAATTCCTACTATCGACTTAAATGTCCATTTTATGCGGCATGTATTAagtgggattaaataaatttCTCAATTTCCCCTCAAAGCACTGATTTACGCCTGCTTGGAGCTTGTTCTGGGCTTTGGATGGAGTATTGGTTGGCTGTATTCACATTACAAAAACATCTGATACGTATACGATCTAGGGCCACATATATTACACACTATTCTATAATGAAAAAGTAGTCGTTTCAAACTTAAAAATTGCAGCTTTGAAACTTAGTGATGAGGTATGGGGTATTTTTCTTTACTGTAGTATTTGTCTTAAACCACTTTGTCTGCCACTATGATCTAGAAACATGATCCTCCAACCAGCACCATCCCCTGCTTGCACTATAAGAAGATGAAGGAAAATGAGGAGAAGGAACTCAATGGCGTCGTGGATCGTCAAGCACAAGAGTTTCCTCTTAAGTCCAGCGTGGGGCTAAATGGTGACGACCATGTAGAGAACTCCAACAACACAGCTGAGCTGCCTGATAATGTTCCTGGCTCCAATTCTGCTGACACCGCCCTAGAGGGTGAGGGCATCACCAAAGACAGTCAGCCTGCTAAAGGGCCTCCACACTGCGACTTCGCTCAAGGAGCCCTAGGACAAGTCAAGGCCAAAGTGGAGGTGTGCAAGGACGAGTCCATTGGTAGGTCCCGGGTGTTTGAAAGggagagtttttttattttttgtttccaaGCTGGTTTTAAATAAACCACAGAGCTAACGCTATAAATACTTGACAGAACTTGAAGATTTCCGACAATACCTGGAAAAGTGCTTTGACTTTGAACAAGTGACTGTGAAGAAGTTCCGCACATGGGCTGAGCGAAGGCAGTTTAACAGAGATATGAAGAGGAAACAGGCTGAATCAGAGAGACCCATCCTACCTGCAAACCAGAAACTCATTACACTGTCAGTCCAAGATGCACCTACTAAGAAAGGTAGGTAAATTGCTGAATGATATTGAGTGTTAAAATTGATTGtgttaaaatgaaaaatactgCCAGTTTTGTTCCAATCTGTATTCATTCtgtcggttttgtttttgactgaGCGATGAAGGTAATCATGCTCTTGTGTATTAACTCACTTTATATTTATCAGAATTCGTCATCAATCCCAATGGGAAGTCTGAAGTTTGCATCTTACATGAATACATGCAACGTGTCCTTAAGGTTCGGCCTGTTTACAACTTCTTTGAATGTGGTAAGTGTTGCCTTGAGGAAAAAATATCTAAAAGTTCCCTGACACTCATAAATTGAAGACTAAAGCTTCTTTTTCCGTCCCCCCAGTCATTGAACAATGTTTTTGTCCCTTGCAGAGAACCCAAGTGAACCCTTTGGCGCATCTGTCATTATAGACGGAGTCACCTATGGCGTAGGGACTGCAAGTAGCAAAAAACTTGCCAAAAATAAAGCTGGTAATTTGTTAACTGCACACTTTGTGGGATGTTGCATATCATAATACCATAAAAACTAGGGATGTAACGATGGCAGCCGTATCTCTATTAAAAGTAGCGCATCtctcttaaaaaagaaaaaaaaattcactcgcTTCAGACAACCACAGCATTGTGAGTGATATTTGATGCCGCTGAGCCAAGAGGAACACGTGACAATAAAATGACTAGACAAGCCTATCTTTTCATCACTGGTGTTTGGCACAAAAGCACAAACGTTTTGTAGAAGTCACAGGAATGTGCTGCTATTTCGGATGAGGTTTGATTCATAATTATGCAAGTGCAAAGAAAGTAGGCCTGTAAGTATGCGTCGTGAATCCGATGGTGATTTTACATACTTATATGCTCAATTTTTGCGCAAAATGCTAACATTTATTACAGTTATTAGTATTAAATAAGGGCCAATATTGTATTAttatgaggttttttttccccctacaaTGTCATTGGGTTTTATATACCAGTATCATGAAAGTTTTTTAATATCGCCAACATCCCCACAGTATTGTGTGATTTGGATATCGTTACATCCCTAATATAAAGTGGTGTCACAATAGTGCGATTTAAATATGGCTTTAATCATCTTCTGACAATCTCATGCATCCTGCAGCAAGAGCCACACTGGAAATCCTTATACCTGACTTTGTGAAGCAGACTTCTGAGGAAAAGCCAATTGAGGCAGATGAACTTGAGGTACATCCAACCCTTCCCTAGCAACATGCATATCGTCAACTGTGTAGAGGTGAATTTCTCTTATCAGAAACAACAGCAGGAGTaatgtgagtgttttttttacccccgccccccctgcaGTATTTTAACCATATCAGTATAGAAGACTCGAGAGTGTATGAGCTGACCAACAAAGCGGGGCTTCTTTCACCGTATCAGATTCTTCATGAGTGCCTTAAAAGGTGGGTGGAAAATATTGCACCCATACAAAGTCAATAGTTTAGTACTTTTGAAAGCAATATGATGTGTTTGGTAAACTTTTTCCCTACACTCCGTGAGCCTTTGAGTAAAAGATGGTTGTGACTTTCTTGACGTTAactattgtttttcttttcactttattaGAAACCATGGGATGGGAGACACTAGCATAAAATTTGAGGTCATACCAGGGAAGAATCAGAAGAGTGAATATGTCATGACTTGTGGGAAGCATACTGTGCGTGGTTGGTGTAAGTGATTTCCTTTCTGACACATTTTCTGTGATGACTGCAATACATGGAGTCATTTTAAGATGGCTTTTGTGTGTTGTTAAGCTTACATTGCTGACACTTTTGCACGTCAGATGACTAAAGTGCACACGTTTCACGTTTGTTTGATCTCTGCAACCAGG
This genomic window contains:
- the tango2 gene encoding transport and Golgi organization protein 2 homolog, which codes for MVEVDRGVCHQSPTASMCIIFIKFDPRPASKNAYRLILAANRDELYNRPSKAADFWGTNSDILSGLDLEYGKEGGSWLGITKNGKLAAITNYMEGRPNPDAQGRGFLVSNYLVDKDLDCYSYLKKVSTESHLYNGFNLLTAEFKTLQDYLCYYGNRGSTEPIHLKSGIYSLSNSLLDTPWKKVLQGKRQFTRIVNNQSLSCDGLVQELLGVLNNEDLNLPDPVQESQGDGYNKSMIQALSAVCVRTPDYGTRTNTIILIDAEGNVTFTEHSMLNCDPNNWCTSSFRFRLPT
- the dgcr8 gene encoding microprocessor complex subunit DGCR8 codes for the protein MEIDDVLPPLPLEPPHDFGQDEGRAPPPPPLQTSSDAEVMDVSSGGDGCICTLGDVEANPQQPLSTGTIAFCSQPSNEANYSNPSCPRTARHAPPVINFLPDSKLLRDVKVRVSFVESSCRKDRKVVYTGEEKERVTDDSLDNMNGELDFSSDQRLSQGSSGTADGDGRVLEADTELEDKVEYAVLDELDDVYDNFMDDEENGGFQSEVRIQQEQADGESMAYTYEEEFDNDVDALLEEGMPVPKKMRPAEDKFSGDSDHQSDGDGSVQPMMTKIKTVMKSRGRPPTEPLPDGWIMTFHNSGIPVYLHRETRVVTWSRPYFLGSGSIRKHDPPTSTIPCLHYKKMKENEEKELNGVVDRQAQEFPLKSSVGLNGDDHVENSNNTAELPDNVPGSNSADTALEGEGITKDSQPAKGPPHCDFAQGALGQVKAKVEVCKDESIELEDFRQYLEKCFDFEQVTVKKFRTWAERRQFNRDMKRKQAESERPILPANQKLITLSVQDAPTKKEFVINPNGKSEVCILHEYMQRVLKVRPVYNFFECENPSEPFGASVIIDGVTYGVGTASSKKLAKNKAARATLEILIPDFVKQTSEEKPIEADELEYFNHISIEDSRVYELTNKAGLLSPYQILHECLKRNHGMGDTSIKFEVIPGKNQKSEYVMTCGKHTVRGWCKNKRVGKQLASQKILQMLHPHVKNWGSLLRMYGRESNKMVKKESSDKSVIELQQFAKKNKPNLHILNKLQEEMRKLAAQREETRKKPKMTIMESAQPGSEPLCTVDV